In Bacillus weihaiensis, the genomic stretch ATTGTATGCAACAGATACAAAGAAGCTAGCTGGAATACGGTGAATAACACCAATTTTACAGCCCAGTAGTGTTGTTTCTCCACCAAAGCCCATTGTTCCAATTCCAAGCTCATTCGCATGCTTTACGACATATTCCTCTAATGCACGCAAATCTTCTTGTTCATTTACATCATCAACACGGCGGAATAGCTGGTCTTTAGCAAGCTCATAGCCACTCGTGCGATCTCCCCCAATGCCTACACCAATGAAGCCAGCGCTACAGCCTTGTCCTTGGGCTTGATAGACAGAGTGCATGATACATTTTCGAATTCCATCAAGATCTCGTCCAGCTTTTCCTAGTCCTTCTAGTTCACAAGGAAGACTGTATTGGATGTTTTTATTTTCACAGCCGCCACCTTTTAAAATCAGGCGTGCGTCAATATAATCCTTTTCCCATTGCTCAAATTTAATGACTGGAGTACCAAAGCCTAAATTATCACCACTGTTGTCACCTGTGATGGAATCAACTGAGTTAGGACGAAGCTTTCCATCCTTTGTTGCTTGAGCAATCGCACGTTTAATTTCTTCCTTCATCACAAGCTGATTCGCGCCAACAGGTACCTTTATTTTAAAGGTCGGTAAGCCCGTGTCCTGGCAAATAGGCGAAATGTTTTCATCAGCCATTTTAATGTTGTTAGTAATCGTCGCAAGTGACATAGCAGAACGAGTTCCAGCGCTTTCCTTTAGCTTAGCAGCAGCAATCGCTCTTCTCACGTCTTTTGGTAAATTGGTCGATGTTTCTACAATCAATTGATACATGCTTTCATAAAAGTTCTTCATCTCAAAGCTCTCCCCTTTAACTCCCTATTTCTAGCATTCTATCAGTAAATTCTACGTGCTGTAGCTAGACAAAAGCGCAAGGCTCATCCTATTTAAAAGCACTTGCTCTCATGGTCAAAAAAATCTGTCATTTTCTCCATTTTTATTATACTCCCTTAATGGACTGTTGGAAAGGTTGAATAGAAGCGCTTACAGAAGTAGAGTGAAATTCTTTTAACAACAGAGACGACACTCGGTCTTTCCTAAAAAGACAGGCAAATAAAAAACCCGACCACACACGTGTCAGGCTTCCTCCTCAGCTTCTTCTTTCCAATCCTTCTTAAATTGATTTTGTTTAAATTCTAAATCATCTAGCATTTGAATTAAGCGATCAATATCATCTACATCAGTCGATTCAGGATCCATTGAATCTAATACCTCTAGAAACATATTTAAGCGGTTCTTTAAATAAGATAATTGTGAGTCTTTATCATGCACGGCGTTACCCATATGACACTCTCCCTTCAAATGATTTTATCGTAGACGATACGACACAATTTGACAAGCTTCTATAAACTTTCCTATCTTTTATCATGAAGAAAATGTCTTGTCATGATACAATGTAAGCTATGTTAATTACCCAGTAGCAGTGA encodes the following:
- a CDS encoding fumarate hydratase, whose protein sequence is MKNFYESMYQLIVETSTNLPKDVRRAIAAAKLKESAGTRSAMSLATITNNIKMADENISPICQDTGLPTFKIKVPVGANQLVMKEEIKRAIAQATKDGKLRPNSVDSITGDNSGDNLGFGTPVIKFEQWEKDYIDARLILKGGGCENKNIQYSLPCELEGLGKAGRDLDGIRKCIMHSVYQAQGQGCSAGFIGVGIGGDRTSGYELAKDQLFRRVDDVNEQEDLRALEEYVVKHANELGIGTMGFGGETTLLGCKIGVIHRIPASFFVSVAYNCWAYRRLGVHLDPETGSIQEWFYQDGEDVEFGQNEVAATEEVVEAPREVVLEAPITEEKIRELKVGDVVHINGMMYTGRDAIHKHLSENDSPVDLNGQIIYHCGPVMLKDEDGNYHVKAAGPTTSIREEPYQGDIMKRFGIRAVIGKGGMGPKTLQALQEHGGVYLNAIGGAAQYYADCIKSVEGVDLMQFGIPEAMWHLKVEGFTAVVTMDSHGNSLHADVDKSSLEKLAQFKEPVFK
- a CDS encoding SE1561 family protein; the protein is MGNAVHDKDSQLSYLKNRLNMFLEVLDSMDPESTDVDDIDRLIQMLDDLEFKQNQFKKDWKEEAEEEA